A single genomic interval of Lewinellaceae bacterium harbors:
- a CDS encoding TonB-dependent receptor, producing MKTIIYWLCLSTALFQYASLSAQGVYHPGDTVRIHVDGVCGMCKERIENAALGTAGIRFADWDIPTKTLAVTLSPEPFDEADLHRNIANIGHDTDKMKAPDEAYASLHACCKYRNEEVRNAHRAEGNTVRAYLGGIVYEAEGKRRGTPLPGANIQWLGANEGTSTNEEGRFEMPWVAQTDQVVVSYVGFGSDTIQVKEDFDLEITLRSGALLHTVEVTYRRRTTETSFLDPIKVQKIGEKEMMKAACCNLSESFETTPSVDVSFTDAVTGARQIEMLGLAGPYVQITRENMPDVRGLSAIYGLGYTAGPWVEGMQLNKGMGSVVNGFESITGQINVELRKPERSDRLYLNLYGNQMGRLEGNLNLSQPVGEHWASGLLLHARNQKMGMDIDRNGDGFMDMPGSEQYIVLNRWKYSGDNGLEAQFGVKGAYLDEISGQHGFDPEAHDSHDHHWGARITTRRLEGWFKMGKVFPERPGASLGLQLSGLYHDQDAYFGLRNYDAEQGSAYANLIYQGLIGDTRHRFKTGASFQWDRYTEDLAATGYVRDEWAPGAFFEYTYQPGDQFTAVAGLRADYHNLFGAFITPRLHLRYAFSDEAVLRASAGRGQRTASILAENIGALASSRNIVIHSEDNDKPYGLDAEVAWNYGLTFTQGFELGARPAELNLDAFYTTFANQVVVDYDQNPQELHFYNLPGRSWSTSLQAQVDVALLPRWDVRLAYRFNDVQVAYTGGELQKPLVARHRAFINMAYETGNAWKFDFTLNWQGAKRIPSTAANPPKFRRQDYSPDFLLANAQVSKQWGERFEIYLGSENLFNFMQADPIISSNDPFGPYFDSSLVWGPVFGRNVYMGLRYRIGRAERKRG from the coding sequence ATGAAAACCATAATTTACTGGCTGTGCCTGTCCACAGCGCTTTTTCAATACGCGTCGTTATCCGCCCAGGGCGTTTACCACCCAGGCGACACCGTCCGAATCCACGTCGATGGCGTCTGTGGCATGTGCAAGGAGCGCATCGAAAATGCTGCCCTCGGAACAGCGGGCATCCGCTTTGCAGATTGGGACATCCCGACCAAAACCCTGGCCGTGACCCTTTCTCCCGAGCCTTTCGACGAGGCAGATTTACACCGGAATATTGCAAATATCGGCCACGATACGGACAAGATGAAGGCCCCGGACGAAGCCTACGCCTCGCTCCACGCCTGCTGCAAATACCGCAACGAGGAGGTCCGCAACGCCCACCGGGCAGAAGGCAATACCGTCCGGGCGTACCTGGGCGGCATCGTTTATGAAGCGGAGGGCAAAAGGCGGGGGACGCCCCTGCCGGGCGCCAATATTCAGTGGCTGGGCGCTAACGAGGGCACATCTACCAATGAAGAAGGGCGTTTCGAGATGCCCTGGGTGGCCCAAACCGACCAAGTGGTGGTCAGTTATGTCGGTTTCGGATCGGATACCATACAGGTGAAGGAGGACTTCGACCTGGAGATCACCCTGCGTTCCGGCGCCCTGCTGCATACCGTGGAAGTCACCTACCGCCGCCGCACGACCGAAACCTCCTTTCTCGACCCCATCAAGGTGCAAAAGATCGGAGAGAAAGAAATGATGAAAGCCGCCTGCTGCAACCTGTCGGAAAGTTTCGAGACCACCCCCTCGGTCGATGTGTCCTTTACAGATGCGGTGACCGGCGCCCGGCAGATCGAAATGCTGGGGCTGGCTGGCCCTTATGTGCAGATCACCCGCGAAAACATGCCCGACGTCCGCGGCCTGTCGGCCATCTATGGGTTGGGTTACACCGCCGGCCCCTGGGTGGAAGGCATGCAGCTCAACAAGGGCATGGGGTCGGTCGTCAACGGGTTCGAAAGCATAACGGGGCAGATCAACGTGGAACTGCGCAAGCCGGAGCGCAGCGACCGGCTCTACCTCAACCTCTACGGCAACCAGATGGGGCGCCTGGAAGGCAACCTCAACCTCAGCCAGCCCGTCGGCGAGCACTGGGCTTCCGGATTGCTGCTGCACGCCCGGAACCAGAAAATGGGGATGGATATTGACCGCAACGGCGACGGCTTCATGGATATGCCTGGCAGCGAGCAGTACATCGTGCTGAACCGCTGGAAATACAGCGGCGACAACGGGCTGGAGGCGCAGTTTGGCGTCAAAGGAGCCTACCTCGATGAGATCAGCGGCCAGCACGGCTTCGACCCGGAAGCCCACGACAGCCACGACCACCACTGGGGCGCCCGCATCACCACCCGCCGGCTGGAAGGCTGGTTCAAGATGGGCAAGGTGTTCCCGGAAAGGCCCGGCGCCAGCCTGGGATTGCAACTGTCGGGCTTATACCACGATCAGGATGCCTACTTCGGCCTGCGCAACTACGACGCCGAGCAGGGTTCGGCTTACGCCAACCTCATCTACCAGGGCCTCATCGGCGATACCCGCCACCGGTTTAAAACGGGTGCCAGCTTCCAGTGGGACCGGTACACCGAGGATCTGGCCGCCACCGGGTATGTTCGCGACGAATGGGCGCCGGGCGCCTTCTTCGAATACACTTATCAGCCGGGCGATCAATTTACCGCCGTCGCCGGCCTGCGGGCCGATTATCACAATTTGTTCGGCGCTTTTATTACTCCCCGCCTTCACCTGCGCTATGCCTTCAGCGATGAGGCTGTTTTGCGCGCCTCCGCCGGGCGGGGCCAGCGCACTGCCAGCATCCTAGCCGAAAACATCGGCGCCCTGGCTTCTTCCCGCAATATCGTGATCCACTCCGAAGATAACGATAAGCCTTATGGCCTGGACGCGGAGGTGGCCTGGAATTACGGCCTTACCTTTACCCAGGGCTTCGAGTTGGGCGCGCGCCCGGCCGAGCTCAACCTCGACGCCTTTTATACAACCTTTGCCAACCAGGTGGTGGTGGACTACGACCAGAACCCGCAGGAGCTGCATTTTTACAACCTGCCGGGGCGTTCCTGGTCCACCAGCCTGCAGGCGCAGGTGGATGTGGCCTTGCTGCCTCGTTGGGATGTGCGCCTGGCGTACCGCTTCAACGACGTGCAGGTGGCATACACAGGCGGGGAATTGCAAAAGCCGCTGGTGGCGCGCCACCGCGCTTTTATCAATATGGCTTACGAGACAGGCAATGCCTGGAAGTTCGATTTCACGCTCAACTGGCAGGGCGCCAAGCGCATACCTTCTACTGCCGCCAACCCGCCGAAATTCCGGCGGCAGGATTATTCTCCGGACTTTCTGCTGGCCAACGCCCAGGTGAGCAAGCAATGGGGAGAACGCTTCGAAATTTACCTCGGATCCGAAAACCTGTTCAACTTTATGCAGGCTGATCCTATTATTTCAAGTAATGACCCCTTTGGGCCGTACTTCGACAGCTCCCTGGTTTGGGGGCCGGTGTTTGGGAGGAATGTGTATATGGGCCTTCGGTACAGGATTGGGAGGGCGGAGCGGAAGAGGGGCTGA
- a CDS encoding acyl-CoA carboxylase subunit beta, translated as MDIDKSKNDDQMKLLLSRMNHRLEKIYKGGGERRIEKQHKQGKMTARERIEYLVDKDSRVLELGAFAGYDMYKDYGGCPAGGVVVVIGYVSGRQCVIVANDATVKAGAWFPITGKKNLRAQEIAMENRLPIIYLVDSAGVFLPMQDEIFPDKEHFGRIFRNNARMSSLGIPQIAAIMGSCVAGGAYLPIMSDEALIVEGTGSIFLAGPYLVKAAIGETVDQETLGGAVTQSDISGVTDYKMPDDQTCLDTIRDLMDKMGHFPKAGFDRAEPAPPKEDPEELYSIFPFEGNKPYPTAEILKRLVDDSKLTYYKSGYGKTIICAYARIDGWAVGIVANNREVVKTAKGEMQFGGVIYSDSADKATRFIMNCNQKKIPLVFLHDVTGFMVGTRSEHGGIIKDGAKMVNAVANSTVPKFSIVMGNSYGAGNYAMCGKAYDPRLIVAWPTAKIAVMGGDQAAKVLLQIQSSTLKAQGKELSSQEKEELLKEIKDRYDDQTSPYYAAARLWVDAIIDPLETRQVISMGIEAANNAEVERFNPGVIQT; from the coding sequence ATAGACATCGACAAAAGCAAGAACGACGACCAGATGAAGCTGCTCCTCTCCCGCATGAACCACCGGCTGGAGAAAATCTACAAAGGGGGAGGGGAGCGCCGGATCGAAAAGCAGCACAAGCAGGGCAAGATGACCGCCCGCGAGCGCATCGAATACCTCGTCGACAAAGACAGCCGTGTGCTGGAACTCGGCGCCTTTGCAGGTTATGATATGTACAAGGACTACGGCGGCTGCCCCGCCGGCGGAGTAGTGGTAGTCATCGGTTACGTCAGCGGGCGGCAGTGCGTGATCGTGGCCAACGACGCGACGGTCAAGGCCGGCGCCTGGTTTCCCATCACCGGCAAAAAGAACCTGCGCGCCCAGGAGATCGCCATGGAAAACCGCCTGCCCATTATCTATCTGGTGGACAGCGCCGGAGTATTCCTGCCCATGCAGGACGAAATTTTTCCCGACAAGGAGCATTTCGGGCGCATCTTCCGCAACAACGCCCGCATGTCGAGCCTGGGCATCCCGCAGATCGCCGCCATCATGGGCAGCTGCGTGGCAGGGGGAGCCTATCTGCCCATCATGTCCGACGAGGCGCTCATCGTGGAGGGCACCGGCTCCATCTTCCTGGCCGGCCCCTATCTGGTGAAGGCGGCCATCGGGGAAACCGTGGACCAGGAAACGCTGGGCGGCGCCGTCACCCAAAGCGATATCTCCGGCGTGACCGACTACAAAATGCCGGATGACCAGACGTGTCTGGACACCATCCGCGACCTGATGGATAAGATGGGCCACTTCCCCAAAGCCGGCTTCGACCGGGCAGAGCCGGCGCCTCCCAAAGAGGACCCTGAGGAGCTCTACAGCATCTTTCCCTTTGAAGGCAACAAACCCTATCCAACCGCAGAGATTCTCAAGCGGCTGGTGGACGATTCCAAGCTCACCTACTACAAGAGCGGCTACGGCAAGACCATCATCTGCGCCTACGCCCGCATCGACGGCTGGGCCGTGGGCATCGTGGCCAACAACCGGGAGGTGGTAAAAACGGCCAAGGGGGAGATGCAGTTCGGCGGCGTCATCTATTCCGATTCGGCCGACAAGGCCACCCGCTTCATCATGAACTGCAACCAGAAGAAAATCCCGCTGGTTTTCCTGCACGACGTGACCGGCTTCATGGTGGGCACCCGCTCGGAGCACGGCGGCATCATCAAGGACGGCGCCAAGATGGTCAATGCGGTGGCCAACTCCACGGTGCCCAAATTCAGTATCGTGATGGGCAACTCCTACGGGGCGGGCAACTACGCCATGTGCGGCAAGGCTTACGATCCCCGCCTGATCGTCGCCTGGCCCACCGCTAAGATCGCCGTCATGGGCGGCGATCAGGCTGCCAAAGTACTGCTTCAGATTCAGTCCTCTACCTTAAAAGCCCAGGGCAAAGAACTGAGCAGCCAGGAAAAGGAAGAACTGCTGAAAGAGATCAAAGATCGCTACGACGACCAGACCTCGCCCTATTACGCCGCCGCCCGCCTCTGGGTGGATGCCATCATCGACCCGCTGGAGACGCGGCAGGTGATTTCTATGGGCATTGAAGCGGCGAATAATGCAGAAGTGGAACGGTTTAATCCGGGGGTGATACAGACGTAG
- a CDS encoding Do family serine endopeptidase — MKQYLIIGASSLLSALLAILIYRVFDEPREVIIRETVPARYTNFDPMDVSKQRLFLSSSPTDFTAAAESVTPAVVNIKTVQGGGGFDFWGGNTLGSASGSGVIISPEGYIVTNNHVIEDSDDIEVTLNDKREFEAELIGTDPSTDLALIKIKGKGLPFMEFGNSDSLRVGEWVIAVGNPFNLESTVTAGIVSAKGRSIDILEGQDRIESFIQTDAAVNPGNSGGALVNTNGELIGINTAIITRSGRYEGYSFAVPSNLARKVIRDLKDFGLVQRGILGVFIDEITNERARELGLKAVEGVFVTRVTPGSGADDAGMRKGDVIVGINGVVTKTLPEMQEQLGRYRPGNSVTVDFIRNGKKQTASVLLKNKSNSTALVTEKNVDVLTNLGFELRELTREERRRLKTDGVKVISIYRGSRIERTNMDPGFIITKIDNKPIGSVDGVMEAFASASGKVMLEGVYESYPGEYYYAFPID, encoded by the coding sequence ATGAAGCAGTATCTTATCATTGGCGCCAGCTCGCTGCTCAGCGCTTTGCTGGCCATTCTGATCTACCGGGTCTTTGACGAGCCGAGGGAAGTAATCATCCGCGAGACGGTGCCGGCGCGATATACCAATTTCGACCCGATGGACGTGAGCAAACAGCGCCTTTTCCTGTCTTCCTCGCCTACCGATTTCACCGCTGCGGCGGAGTCGGTCACCCCGGCGGTGGTGAACATCAAGACCGTACAGGGCGGCGGCGGCTTCGACTTCTGGGGCGGCAATACCCTTGGCTCCGCCTCCGGTTCGGGCGTCATTATTTCCCCGGAAGGGTACATTGTGACGAACAACCACGTCATAGAAGACAGCGATGATATAGAGGTGACGCTCAATGACAAACGGGAATTTGAGGCAGAACTGATCGGCACGGACCCCTCCACCGACCTGGCCCTGATCAAGATCAAGGGCAAGGGGCTGCCCTTTATGGAGTTCGGCAATTCCGACTCCCTTCGCGTGGGCGAATGGGTCATCGCGGTAGGCAACCCGTTCAACCTGGAATCGACCGTTACCGCAGGCATCGTCAGCGCCAAGGGGCGCAGCATCGACATCTTGGAGGGGCAGGACCGCATCGAGTCCTTCATTCAGACCGACGCCGCCGTCAACCCCGGCAACAGCGGGGGCGCTTTGGTGAATACCAATGGCGAGCTGATCGGCATCAATACGGCCATCATCACCCGTTCGGGCCGTTACGAGGGCTACTCCTTCGCCGTGCCGTCCAACCTGGCCCGCAAGGTGATCCGCGACCTCAAAGATTTCGGCCTGGTCCAGCGCGGCATCCTCGGCGTTTTCATCGATGAGATCACCAATGAGCGGGCCAGAGAGTTGGGGCTGAAAGCCGTAGAAGGGGTTTTTGTGACCCGCGTAACGCCGGGCAGCGGAGCCGACGACGCCGGCATGCGCAAGGGCGACGTGATCGTCGGCATCAACGGCGTGGTGACCAAAACCCTGCCCGAAATGCAGGAACAGCTCGGCCGCTACCGCCCCGGCAACAGCGTGACCGTAGATTTCATCCGCAACGGCAAAAAACAGACGGCCAGCGTGCTGCTGAAGAACAAAAGCAACAGCACCGCCCTGGTCACCGAAAAGAACGTAGACGTGCTCACCAACCTGGGCTTCGAACTGCGCGAACTCACCCGCGAGGAACGCCGCCGCCTCAAAACCGATGGCGTCAAAGTGATCAGCATCTACCGCGGCAGCCGCATCGAACGCACCAATATGGACCCCGGCTTCATCATCACCAAGATCGACAACAAACCGATAGGGTCGGTTGACGGCGTGATGGAAGCATTTGCCAGCGCCAGCGGGAAAGTGATGCTGGAAGGGGTCTACGAATCCTACCCGGGGGAGTATTATTATGCCTTTCCGATCGATTGA
- a CDS encoding TonB-dependent receptor: protein MLLVQVWGAVASAQSHFLATIIDAGSKEPLIGANVLIEALNKGASSDVEGEIVLEGIPNGNFEARFSYIGYQDKTLALSFPDDDEVVFTVELEPAGEELETVTVSTTRSSRQIQRLPTRIEAITAEELGEQAAMNSANIAMLLKESTGIQVQQTSANSANQSIRIQGLDGRYTQILKDGFPLFGGFSGGLSVMQIPPLDLYQVEIIKGSISTLYGGGAIAGLVNLITKQPGDNPELSFMYTQTQALGSTFNGFYSQQYGKAGLTFYASGHYQKAYDNNQDDFTDLPQTKSISINPSFFYAFSETAKLRVSLNTTFENRWGGDASLIKNNGPFSIHQFSERNLSGRIASMAQFEKRLSKNTTLIAKNSINYFDRSIELPEFIFQGRQTASFSEVALNAEKAKSSWVAGLNLWTDQFEEGQAPVPRDYANHTFGFFGQHTWQASRLFSLESGLRADYHSDYRWFVLPRLSALLSISSNWTMRIGGGLGYQAPTIFTEESERLAYRNILPIAVGQTEAETSIGGNFDINYRAILFDKATIAVNNLLFYTRLSHPLVLNYDGFRFFYKNASGALSSKGLETNLKLTVEDITLYLNYTLLDVQLDYNGIQRPKPLTPRHNLGTSLMYETEKWRLGYEAYYTGRQFLDDKSRVRDYWTMGFMAMRTWPAVSLFINFENMTDVRQSRYQNMFEPPHQSPVFQEIWAPTDGFIFTVGAKVDVLGGDGDGKVFGGCQ from the coding sequence ATGTTGCTGGTGCAGGTTTGGGGCGCTGTTGCCAGTGCCCAGAGCCACTTCCTGGCCACCATCATCGACGCCGGCAGCAAAGAGCCCCTGATTGGCGCGAATGTCCTGATCGAGGCATTAAACAAGGGCGCCAGCAGCGATGTGGAAGGTGAAATCGTACTGGAAGGCATCCCCAACGGCAATTTTGAGGCCCGGTTTTCCTACATCGGCTACCAGGACAAAACCCTCGCCCTTTCTTTCCCGGATGACGATGAGGTAGTGTTCACCGTAGAGTTGGAGCCGGCCGGCGAAGAACTGGAAACCGTCACCGTATCCACTACCCGGAGCAGCCGGCAGATCCAGCGCCTGCCCACCCGGATCGAGGCCATCACGGCCGAAGAACTGGGCGAGCAGGCGGCGATGAACTCCGCCAATATCGCCATGCTCCTGAAAGAAAGCACGGGCATCCAGGTGCAGCAAACTTCGGCCAACTCCGCCAACCAGAGCATCCGCATACAAGGCCTCGACGGGCGCTATACCCAAATCCTCAAAGATGGCTTCCCCCTTTTCGGAGGGTTTTCGGGCGGATTGAGCGTCATGCAAATCCCTCCGCTGGACTTGTACCAGGTGGAGATCATCAAGGGCAGCATTTCCACCTTGTACGGAGGCGGGGCCATCGCCGGGCTGGTCAACCTGATCACCAAGCAGCCTGGAGACAATCCGGAACTGAGTTTTATGTACACCCAAACCCAGGCCCTGGGTTCTACCTTCAACGGCTTTTACAGCCAGCAGTACGGAAAAGCCGGCCTCACCTTCTACGCCTCCGGGCACTACCAAAAAGCCTACGACAACAACCAGGACGACTTCACCGACCTGCCGCAAACCAAAAGCATCAGCATCAACCCTTCCTTCTTCTACGCCTTTTCCGAGACGGCCAAACTGAGGGTAAGCCTGAACACCACGTTCGAAAACAGGTGGGGCGGCGATGCCAGCCTGATTAAAAACAACGGGCCTTTTTCCATCCACCAGTTCAGCGAGCGCAACCTTTCCGGCCGGATCGCCTCCATGGCCCAATTTGAGAAACGGCTTTCCAAAAACACTACGCTAATAGCCAAGAACAGCATCAATTATTTTGACAGAAGCATTGAGCTGCCGGAATTCATCTTTCAGGGCCGGCAAACCGCGAGCTTTTCGGAAGTGGCTTTAAATGCCGAAAAGGCCAAAAGCAGCTGGGTGGCCGGGCTGAACCTGTGGACGGATCAATTTGAGGAAGGGCAAGCGCCTGTTCCCCGGGATTACGCCAACCATACCTTTGGATTTTTCGGCCAGCATACCTGGCAGGCCTCCCGCCTCTTTTCCCTGGAAAGCGGCCTGCGCGCAGATTACCACTCCGATTACCGGTGGTTCGTCCTGCCGCGCCTGTCCGCCCTGCTGAGCATCAGCTCCAACTGGACGATGAGAATCGGAGGAGGGCTGGGGTACCAGGCGCCCACCATTTTTACGGAGGAATCGGAAAGGCTGGCCTACCGGAATATCCTGCCCATTGCCGTGGGACAAACCGAGGCGGAAACCTCCATTGGCGGCAATTTCGACATCAATTACCGGGCCATCCTTTTTGATAAAGCCACCATTGCTGTCAACAACCTGTTGTTCTACACCCGCTTGTCCCACCCGCTGGTTCTGAACTACGATGGCTTCCGCTTTTTTTATAAAAATGCAAGCGGGGCGCTGAGCAGCAAGGGGCTGGAAACCAACCTGAAACTTACAGTAGAAGATATCACTTTATACCTCAATTACACCCTGCTCGACGTTCAACTGGACTACAACGGCATCCAACGCCCCAAACCCCTGACGCCCCGGCACAACCTCGGCACATCTCTGATGTATGAGACGGAAAAGTGGCGGTTGGGCTATGAAGCCTACTACACCGGCCGCCAATTCCTGGACGACAAATCCCGGGTCCGGGACTACTGGACGATGGGCTTCATGGCGATGCGCACCTGGCCGGCCGTCAGCCTGTTCATCAACTTCGAAAACATGACGGACGTCCGCCAGTCCCGCTATCAGAATATGTTCGAGCCGCCGCATCAAAGCCCCGTCTTCCAGGAAATCTGGGCGCCCACCGACGGATTTATTTTTACGGTTGGCGCCAAGGTGGATGTGCTCGGGGGGGATGGAGACGGCAAGGTATTTGGAGGCTGTCAGTAA
- a CDS encoding TIR domain-containing protein: protein MSLEIALERIKSAQENKDTLLDLSNLGLTKIPSEIAELTQLTHLFLEENQLREINALASLHQLQVLSLGNNQLVEIPTFLLNLNLPLLWKGIAYPPLLAFVLTLTRAQDLARYLDRDLARYLDLARELARYLDRARELARYLDRARARDRDLARARYLDRARDLARDLARDLDRARDLDRALALARDLDLDRALALARDRARDLARVLARDLDRDLDRVLDRVLDRVRDHGIYLLDNPFQAPPPEIIQQGNDAVKRFLEEFVEKEFLNEVKVILVGEGASGKTSLVKRILDIGFNKKEPQTHGIKILKHQFQYQEQDFLVNFWDFGGQEIMHATHQFFLTKRCLYVLVLDSRKDEKAEYWLNYIQSFGGDAPVIVVLNKNDENPSFDVNRKFLTKKYNNIQAYYKVSCLTDEGIPTLRKDLKDYLWNLELRNTAFPRGWLKVKMAMEAMPDDYISYAQYQSICIENHVHNVSSQKILLELLNDLGVVLNYEKLRLYDTQVLNPLWLTNAVYRIINSPILAKTNGRFNINELDTIINDPRYQPENPEHWTNIFKFWKPEQKLMQFPEEKFLFIVAMMKQFELLFQIDDYHYLIPALLSDEENIYPFKPTDSTLAFVIEYMDFLPTSIIPRLMVKLNKYIYNDQVWKTGMVLEEKLLFHSLANIVLDRESKKINIEIKGNRNRDFLTVIRETLKEINATYQDLDVTEWVPLPELYKGEQLLVDYQELLGYEKMGQQQYISGKLQKAFPVSELLNGIEKPETRKSSGSCQIFVSYSHKDEAYKEKLLEHLMPLVRLNKATLWDDTSIDAGEEWRAKIFENLDKADIVLCLISSSFIASEFCYTEELAHALAVHDKGTKTVIPIRVQEVNWDKLKIAKIQGLPANKWMSDITDNKSWTEISKGIEEAIDRIKKM from the coding sequence ATGTCATTAGAAATAGCATTAGAAAGAATCAAATCTGCTCAGGAAAATAAGGATACCCTACTTGATTTATCCAATCTGGGGTTAACCAAAATCCCTTCAGAAATTGCTGAACTCACTCAGCTGACCCATCTTTTTTTAGAGGAAAACCAACTCAGGGAAATTAATGCCTTGGCGTCCCTTCATCAATTACAAGTACTCAGCCTGGGAAATAACCAGCTGGTGGAAATACCTACATTTTTGCTTAATTTAAATCTTCCGCTTTTGTGGAAAGGTATAGCTTATCCTCCGCTCCTGGCTTTCGTTCTAACCCTGACCCGAGCCCAAGACCTAGCCCGATACCTAGACCGAGACCTAGCCCGATACCTAGACCTAGCCCGAGAACTAGCCCGATACCTAGACCGAGCCCGAGAACTAGCCCGATACCTAGACCGAGCCCGAGCCCGAGACCGAGACCTAGCCCGAGCCCGATACCTAGACCGAGCCCGAGACCTAGCCCGAGACCTAGCCCGAGACCTAGACCGAGCCCGAGACCTAGACCGAGCCCTAGCCCTAGCCCGAGACCTAGACCTAGACCGAGCCCTAGCCCTAGCCCGAGACCGAGCCCGAGACCTAGCCCGAGTCCTAGCCCGAGACCTAGACCGAGACCTAGACCGAGTCCTAGACCGAGTCCTAGACCGAGTCCGAGACCATGGCATATACCTATTGGACAACCCATTCCAAGCACCTCCCCCTGAAATCATCCAACAAGGAAACGATGCCGTCAAAAGGTTCCTGGAGGAATTTGTCGAAAAAGAATTTCTCAACGAAGTAAAAGTGATACTCGTAGGGGAAGGCGCCTCGGGTAAAACCAGCCTGGTGAAAAGGATACTTGATATCGGGTTCAACAAGAAAGAACCACAAACCCATGGCATCAAAATACTAAAACATCAATTTCAATATCAAGAGCAGGATTTTTTGGTCAATTTCTGGGATTTTGGGGGCCAGGAGATCATGCACGCCACGCATCAGTTTTTCTTAACCAAGCGATGCTTGTATGTACTGGTGCTGGACAGCCGCAAAGACGAAAAAGCCGAGTATTGGCTGAATTATATACAGAGTTTTGGTGGAGATGCCCCGGTCATCGTAGTGCTGAATAAAAACGATGAAAACCCCTCCTTTGATGTCAATAGAAAATTCCTGACCAAGAAGTATAACAATATTCAGGCTTATTACAAGGTATCCTGCTTGACGGATGAAGGCATTCCTACCCTTAGAAAAGACTTAAAGGATTATTTATGGAATTTGGAATTGCGGAACACCGCGTTTCCGAGAGGATGGCTCAAAGTCAAGATGGCCATGGAGGCTATGCCGGATGATTATATCAGTTATGCCCAGTATCAATCCATCTGTATAGAAAACCATGTGCACAATGTATCCTCCCAGAAAATATTGTTGGAACTCCTAAACGATCTAGGGGTGGTGCTGAACTATGAAAAACTAAGATTGTACGATACCCAGGTATTGAATCCCCTTTGGCTGACCAATGCGGTATACCGGATCATCAATTCCCCTATTCTTGCCAAGACCAATGGCCGGTTCAACATCAATGAGTTAGATACCATCATTAACGACCCGCGCTACCAACCGGAAAATCCGGAGCATTGGACGAACATATTCAAGTTTTGGAAACCCGAGCAAAAATTGATGCAATTTCCCGAAGAGAAGTTCCTATTCATCGTCGCCATGATGAAGCAGTTTGAACTGCTTTTTCAAATTGACGACTACCATTACCTCATCCCGGCTTTGCTTTCGGATGAAGAAAATATCTACCCGTTTAAGCCCACCGATTCCACTTTGGCCTTCGTCATCGAATATATGGATTTCTTACCCACCTCCATCATTCCCCGGTTGATGGTCAAGCTGAATAAGTACATCTACAATGATCAGGTTTGGAAAACGGGCATGGTTCTGGAAGAAAAACTACTGTTCCATAGCCTGGCTAATATTGTATTGGACAGAGAGAGTAAAAAGATAAACATAGAGATAAAGGGGAACCGGAATCGCGATTTTCTGACGGTTATCAGGGAAACCCTAAAAGAGATCAATGCGACCTACCAGGACTTAGATGTTACGGAGTGGGTACCCCTGCCCGAATTGTATAAGGGCGAACAACTATTGGTTGATTACCAGGAACTGCTGGGATATGAAAAGATGGGACAGCAACAATATATTTCCGGGAAATTACAAAAAGCCTTTCCGGTATCCGAGCTGTTAAACGGCATTGAAAAACCAGAAACCCGCAAATCCTCTGGCTCCTGTCAAATTTTCGTTTCTTATTCCCATAAAGACGAGGCGTATAAGGAAAAGTTATTAGAACATTTAATGCCGCTGGTCCGCCTAAACAAGGCTACTTTATGGGATGACACCAGTATTGATGCCGGAGAAGAGTGGAGAGCAAAAATCTTTGAAAACCTGGATAAAGCGGATATTGTCCTTTGCCTGATCAGCAGCAGCTTTATTGCATCTGAATTTTGCTACACCGAGGAGCTGGCCCATGCCCTGGCTGTTCATGATAAAGGAACCAAAACTGTAATCCCAATAAGGGTTCAAGAGGTGAATTGGGATAAGCTGAAAATAGCCAAAATACAAGGCTTGCCAGCCAATAAATGGATGAGTGACATTACGGACAATAAGAGTTGGACGGAGATATCGAAGGGGATTGAGGAGGCGATTGACAGGATAAAGAAGATGTGA